CCACGCCGTATGGGGCCAGCTTGGAGTCGGCCATGGCGATATGGGCGAAATTACCTTTTTTTAAAACATCCCCGGCGCCATCCACAAAACCCGGCGTGGATGAATATAGCGCAAGCCTCCCCAGCGCGTAGGGGAATGCGGTGGACTTTTCACCCAATCCCGCGCCCATAAGTTTTTCCACCATGGCCCGGTCCGCCGACAAGAACACGTGAAACGGCGCGCCGTTGGCAATCTGCGCGTAAAGTTTTCCGGAAGCCCCGGCGCTGATGACAGTCTTATGCCCCGTGGATTTTTCGTAGAGCGACGCTATCTGCGTGGCCGGTTTTAGAAAGTTTGCGGCCACGGCCACGTTAAAGGTTTCCGCTTTCGCTGTTCCGCTTATGGATAACGATATGAGGAGCGCTGATAAAACCAGCGATGACCCGATAGCGTTTTTCATCATCAGCGGAACACTCCTCTTCAATAAAGGAACAACTTTTATCGCGACATCCTGCCATATTCAAAGCAGAGCAATAATGGCGCCGGGACAACACCGGTTAATTTACCGCATTTCCGAATGTGTCTGCCCCGTTTTGACGCTAAAGCCGTTTTGAGACGCTTAATAAGTTGGCGTTGCAGAAGTACATTTCCTGCCCTCGATTTTCGTTGAATGACTGGTTTAAGGCTCGTGTTTTCCGTATCGCGGCAATCAATTTCAACAACAGCTTGTTGTCGCAAAATGCGCCTCGATTTCGCGGGATCAACCGCAGGAATCGAAAAATCAAAACTTTTTTTATCCATCCTCCCCAAAAAAAACCATCCGGAATAAGTTAAAAACTTCCAACGCGTTGCGCTTAAGTACATTCCTGGCGGATAGATGTTTACGCTGAATCTTTGTGGCTCATGAATCCACCGCGCATTTGCCAACATCAAACGAGCGACCTATTTTTATCAGAGGATCAAGTTGAGAGGGCTTCATTGAAGCCATAGTTGTAACCATTGAGGAGAGGGGGCTGTGGAAGTATCACAAGCTGAATCCAAGTATAATTTCTCTATTGTCCAATGGTTTTCCATCGCGGCGGTGGTTTACCTGGTTGTCGGCGCCCTGGTTGGTGTTTACATCGCCGCGGAGCTGGCCTGGCCGTTCCTGAACTTCGACATCCCTTACATTACTTTCGGGCGTCTTCGTCCCCTTCACACAAACGCCGTGATCTTCGCGTTCGGCGGAAGCACGCTGTTCGCCACCTCCTATTACATCGTCCAGCGCACATGCAACGTGAAACTGTGGAGCGACAAGCTGGCGTGGTTCACCTTCTGGGGTTGGAACGCCGTGATAGTAAGCGCGGTAGTCACCCTGCCACTGGGCATCACCACCGGCAAGGAATACGCCGAGCTTGAATGGCCGCTGGACATCCTCATAGCGGTTGTTTGGCTTGCGTACCTGTTCAACTATGTGATGACCGTGGCCAACCGCAAGGTTTCACACATATATGTGGCCAACTGGTTCTTCTTCGCCATGCAGATAATGATCACCTATCTGCATGTGGTCAACAGCCTTGAGATCCCGGTGGAGCTTTGGAAGTCCTACTCCATATTCCCGGGCGTGCAGGACGCCATGATCCAGTGGTGGTACGGGCATAACGCCGTGGGCTTCTTCCTGACGGCGGGTTTCCTGGGCATCATGTACTACTTCGTGCCCAAACAGGCCGAGCGCCCCATATTCTCATACAGGCTGTCGGTATTGCACTTCTGGGCTCTCATTTTCGGCTACGTATGGATAGGCGCCCACCACCTGCAATACACCGCCCTGCCAGACTGGTCCGGCTCTCTGGGCGCGGCCTTCTCGATAGCGATGATAATTCCTTCATGGGGTGGCGCGGTGAACGGCATGCTCACCCTCTCCGGAGCGTGGGAAAAATTGAGGACGGACTATGTCCTGCGGTTCCTGATAGTCTCCCTGGCCTTCTACGCCATGAGCACTTTCGAGGGGCCCATGATGTCCATCCGCACCGTTAACGCCCTTTCGCATTACACCGACTGGACCATAGGCCACGTTCATTCCGGCGGCCTGGGCTGGGTGGCTATGGTGTCCATGGGCGCCATCTACCACATGGTTCCACGGCTGTGGGGAACGGAGCTGTACTCCAAAAAACTGGTGAACGTCCATTTCTGGATGACCACCATCGGCATAGCCTTCTACGTGTCGGCCATGTGGGTGTCCGGCATCATGCAGGGAATGATGTGGCGCGCGTACGACGAGTACGGCTCGCTGGTTTACACCTTCGCCGAGACGGTGGCGGCCATGCATCCGTATTACGTACTGCGCTGGTTCGGCGGCCTGATATTCCTGCTGGGCGCGCTGGTTATGCTATTCAACGTGGCCATGACCGCCATGGGGGCCAGGAAAACCGCCCCCGCCATGGCCCGCGCCACGGCTTAACGTCATAGAAGGAGTATTGAAAATATGGCGGATAACAACGGCAAGAAATCCTTTCAGGAACGGATGGAGCTGAACCTCCCGGCGTTCCTCCTGATGATAGCCATCGTGGTGTCCATCGGCGGCATTGTTACAATAGTGCCCCTTTTCTACCTGGACAGCACATGGGAGGACCGGGCCAAGAACCCGGACGGCTCCATGAAAAACCCGGAGCTTTCGGCGGTGCGCCCCTACACGGCCCTGGAGCTGGCAGGGCGGGACGTTTACCTGCGCGAGGGCTGTTACGTGTGCCACTCGCAGATGGTACGCCCATTCCGCGACGAGAAAGAGCGCTATGGCCATTACTCTCTGGCGGTGGAAAGCAAGTACGACCATCCGTTCCAGTGGGGCTCAAAGCGCACCGGGCCGGACCTGGCCCGGGTGGGCGGGAAATATTCCGACGAGTGGCACATCGCCCACATGAAAGATCCCAAGTCGGTGGTGCCGGAGTCTGTCATGCCCCGTTACCCGTGGTTGGAGTCGGCCATGTTGGACCCGGAGGGCGTAACGCGCCGCCTGAAGGCCATGCGGGCCATCGGAGTGCCTTATAGCGACGATGATATAGCCAACGCCACTGCGATGGTCTCCGGCAAATCGGAGATGCGGGCGCTGGTGGCATATCTTCAGGCGCTGGGCACGATGATAAAGTTCGAGGAGGGTAAGGATTACCGTGACTGACCAAACCGCTGGTTTGCTGGTGATGACGCCCACCGACTGGTTCGGGCTGATCCTTCTGGTCACGCTATCCGTGTTGCTGGCCGGGGTTTACATTTACGTACTGCGCCCCGGAAGCAAGGCAAAAATGGACAAACACCGGTACATCCCCCTGGAGGATGACCGCTTTGGCGAAGAGGACTGACATGGCGGAGAAACACGACCCTTACAAGGCTAAAGACACGGGCCACGAGTGGGATGGAATAAAGGAGCTGAAGAACAATCCACCCCGGTGGTGGATCATTTGCGGATACCTTAGTTTCGCTTTCCTGGCCGGGTACTTCATTTTGTATCCCTCTATCCCTCTGGTGAGCGGCTACACCCATGGTCTGCTGGGGTGGACCCAGATAGACGAGTACAAGGAGGGGGTGGAGGCCATAAACGCGGTGCGGGAACCTTTCGACAAAAAGATCGGGAAGATGACCGTGGCCGAAATACTGGCCGACCCTGAGATGAGCCGGTTCGCCCAGGTATCCTCCAAGGCGTTGTTCGGTGATAATTGCGCCGCCTGTCATGGCTCCGGCGGCCAGGGCGCCACGGGCTTCCCGGTTCTGGCCGATGACGACTGGCTGTACGGCGGGACCGTAGAAGCCATCCATGAGACCATAACCGGCGGCAGACAAGGGATTATGCCAGCCTACGCTCAGCTTTTGAGCAGGCAGGAGATAGACGACCTGGTGAAGTTCGTCTCCACGCTTCCGTCCGGCGCTATCCACGAAGCTGGTAAAGCCGTGTTTCTGGGACAGACCCCCGGCGCGGCGGACTGCGTGGCCTGCCATGGAGAGGACGCCAAGGGGATAAAAGACGTGGGTTCGGCGAACCTTACGGACAATATCTGGCGCTTCTCCGGCACGGAGGATGGGATTCGGCAGACCATCATGAACGGTGTCAACCAGGATGGCCCTCAAACCCGGAAAGCGGTGATGCCGGTTTTCGGCGGCAGGCTCACGGATAACCAGATCAAGAAACTGGCGGTAAGGGTTTACCTTTTGGGAGGCGGCCAGAAAGGCTGATCAGGCATAGTCCAGGCGCCAGCTTCAACTTGTGGCCGAGCGCTACCCAATTTAAATGGCGATTGGAGGATAAGCGGTTATGACGGACTGGGTTGTGATTGGCTCCCTTATCAGCGCCGTTGGCGCTCTGGCCATAGTGGTTTACCTTGGGGTGAAGCTTTGGTTTCTGTCCCATCAAGGGGAAAAGAACCAGTAAAGGCTTTTTCGGCATCTAATAATTTAAGGGGAGGGCTCAGACGCGGGAGTTTGCGCGTCCCCTCCCCTTTTTCTTTAGCAGTATGTTTTTTTAGGAATTGTAAAAGTGTCTAACGAAACCGTTACGGGCGGAACATTTATAAATTTCCAGGGAACAGACGTAAATCCACCTCCAGCGCCGGGCGGCGGGGTGGATCATGACGCCTTGGATAAACTATACGGCGACGCGGGTCACTGGAACGTTAACCTGGGCGAGGAAACCATCCACGCCAAACGGATGCCCGGCAGGTTCCGCCGGCTCAAATGGTTAGTTGCCTCCATTTACCTTTTGTATTTCATAGGGCCCTATCTGCGGTGGGACGGAAGGCAAGCCCTTTTGCTGGACATACCGGCCCGCAAATACCACATTTTCTCTCTTACCATATGGCCGCAGGATGTGTGGATGCTCTCCTTGCTACTGTTGACGTTCTTTATCACCCTCTTCGCGGCCACCACCATCGCCGGCCGGGTGTTCTGCGGATACGTATGCTGGCAGACGGTATGGACAGACGTTTACACCCTGATAGAAGAATGGATAGAAGGGCCGCCCGCCCAGCGGCGCGCTTTGGACAAGGCTCCATGGTCTCTCCATAAACTCCGCGTTAAAGCCCCCAAACAAGCCGCATGGCTGGTTCTAAGCGGGTTGACCGGCATCACCTTCACCGCGTACTTCATGGACGTTTTCGAGCTTTGGGGACGCTATTTCTCGCTGGAAGGGCCGGTGTATATATGGGTAACGCCCCTCCCCTTCATGATCGGCTCTTACATAGGCGCGGGCTTCATGCGAGAGCAGATATGCTTCTGGCTTTGCCCATACGCCCGCATCCAGGGGGTCATGACCGACCCGGAAACGCTGATGCCCACCTATGACAACCTGCGCGGCGAGCCCCGGGGCAAGCTCGTCAAATGCGCTATGACAGGAGTTAAAAACGGTGATTGCATAGACTGTAACCTTTGCGTGGCTGTTTGCCCCACGGGGATAGACATCCGGAACGGCCAGCAGGAAGGGTGCATCACCTGCGCCCTTTGTGTGGACGCGTGCGACACGGTTATGGAAAAAACCGGCAGGCCCACGGGGCTGGTGCGCTACATGTCGTTGAAAGAAAGCCATGGCGAGGCCCATAGGGCCGCTTTTAAACGGCCCCGGGTGCTTATCTACTCCGCCATAGTTATCGCCGCCATATCGGGTGTCATTTACGGGGCCACCCATCTTGCCCCCATGACGCTTACGGTCATCCACGAGCGCCAGCCGCTATTCGTGACCTTGTCGGACGGCTCCATCCAAAACAGCTACACGGTGAAGATACTCAACAAGACCGACAAGCCCATGGAATACAGGATCACCGCTTCTGGCGTTGATGGGCTTGGACTGGATGTGATGGGAGGGCCTGTGGCGCGGGTGGAGGCGGGCAAGGTGGCGCCGGTGCAGGCCAGGATCCGTGTCCCCAAAGGCAAGATGGCCGTGGAATCAGCCCCGGTATATTTCGAAGCGGAAAGCCTGTCTGATAGCGCAATCGGCGACCGGTATGAAAGCGTGTTCATCTCGCCAAAAACGGGAGGATAATATCCCTCATGAGCCAAAATCCGGCAACTTCGGGTAAAACAGTGGCGTCATCGGGAGGCGCCCTCAAAAGCCCATGGATATGGGGTTTCGCGGGGTTTATCGCCCTGGCGCTGGCGGTAAACCTGCTGGCGGTATATTTCGCCGTGTCGTCCAGCCCGGGCCTTGTGACGAAGGATTATTACGAACGGGGCCAGTCGTTCACCGAACGGGCCAAGCTAAGTTTCGTGATGCGCCAGAAACTGGGTTGGAGGCTGGATATAACTCCGGCTCCGGGAGCCTCCGTTGGCAAGCGCACTGAATTCACGCTGAATGTAACGGGCGTGGACGGAACCAATGCGACGGTGGACTCGGCATCCTTTTCCGCATACCGGCCATCGGACGCCACCGCGGATTTCTCCACCCCCATGGTTAAACAGGCTGATGGCTCGTTCAGGGCGGACGTGGAGTTTCCCCTCGATGGGGTATGGGACATCATCATCACCGCCAGCCAGGGAGACAACCAGGCGGATACGGCCCGGCGAGTGATCATTAAATCCCGTTAATCCCATGCCACAGGGCACAATAAAGCCCTTGAGCCGCTCAACGGAAGTTTGTTTCCATTGCGGCCTTCCCCTCCCAGGGTCCGGCCCTGTCCAAGCGGAAGCCGGGGGCGAAATAAAAAACTTCTGTTGCAACGGATGCGCGGCGGTTTGCCAGGCCATATTCGAATCCGGCCTGGAAGGTTATTACGAACGCGCTAACACCGGCCAGCCCCCTTTCGGCCCGCCTCCTCTCCCGCCGGAACATCCCGAAATATACGACATGGAGGATGTGCAGGCGGGAGTTGTAGCTGGCGATGGCGTGAAAGAAGCCTATTTCCTGGTGGACGGCATCCATTGCGCCGCTTGCGTATGGCTTATCGAACGGGCGTTGACTGGAAAGACCCGGGGGGTGGTTTCGGCGGAGGTGAACCTTGCTTCAAAAAAGCTGAAGGTGAAATGGGACGAAAACGCGACTCACCTTTCCACCATCATCCAAAGGCTCGGGAAGCTCGGTTACGCGGCCACGCCATATTCCACCATCGCCGCCGACGAGGCCACTAAAAAGAATCTGCGTCTTATGCTGTACCGCATAGGGCTGGCGGGATTCGCCGCCATGAACATGATGTGGATAGCCATAGCCCTTTGGGCGGGCGCTTCGGAGGGGGAATTCCGCGACTTCTTCCGGTGGGCCGGTTTATTCCTGGCCACGCCCACCCTGCTTTACTCCGGCTGGCCATTTTTCGCCGGGGCCTTTCGCGGACTGAGGGGATTGACCCTCACCATGGACCTGCCCATCGCCATTGGCGCTTCGGCCACATACCTTTACTCGGTTTATGTCACGGCGCTCAATCCCGCGCAGGGGGAGACATATTTTGATACGGTGGTGACGTTTATTTTCGTGATCCTCGTGGGGCGGTATCTTGAAGCCGCCTCACGCCACAAAGCCGCCGACGCCACCCTGCGGCTGATGGAGTTGCAACCAAAGGTTGTGACGGTGATAAGAGAAAACGGGGAAGAGATAATCCCGGTGAAAGCCGCGCTGGAAGGAGATATGGCGCTTATCAGGCCCGGGGAACGCATTGCTGTGGACGGGATTGTGATGGATGGGGAGAGCGAGGCGGACGAGTCTGTGATGACCGGTGAGTCCCGCCCCATAAGCAAGAAGCAGGGGGACGAAGTGGTGGCGGGAACCATGAACCAGTCTGGCGCCTTGCGCGTGCGGGTTACCCGCCCCATGCGGGAGACGGCTTTGGCCAAAATGATTAACCTTATCGAGGAAGCCCAGGCCTCCCGCGCCCCGGTGCAGAGGATTTCAGACAAGATAGTGCCGTGGTTCGTAGCCGCGACCCTTGGCGTGGCGGTGTTTACATGGATGTTTTGGATCGGCGACGGCGTTGAAAAGGCGCTGATGGCCTCCACGGCGGTGCTGATAATCACATGCCCCTGCGCCTTGGGGATGGCCACGCCCATGGCCATTGTGGTGGCCGCCGGGTGGGGGGCGAAGAACGGCATTTTCATAAAGAACGGCGAATCGCTGGAAACCCTCGCCAAGGCGAACAGTTTTCTTTTCGATAAAACCGGGGCGCTGACCGAGGGAAAGATAAAAGTGACCGGGTTCAATCCGGCGGAAGGCGTTTCCCCCGGCGAACTTTTATCGCTGGCTTCCGCCGTGGAGCGTTACTCGGAGCATGGCCTGGCCAGGGCCGTCGTTTTAAAAGCCAGGGAGCTTGGCCTGGAAGAGCCGGAACGGGTGGAGGATTTCAAATACACCCCAGGCATGGGCGTTGCCGCGAAAGTGGATGGGGCGATAATCCTTGCTGGCTCGGCCCGGTGGCTGGAAGGCAACGGGGCGCCTGTGTCGCCAGCCATGCTTGCAATGGCGCAACAGGAGGAAGCCGGAGGAGCCACATGCGTCTTCGCCGCCAGAAACGGGACGCTGATGGGATACATAACCTTGACAGACAACCCAAGGGAAAACGCGGGAAAAACCGTTGACCGGCTAAAGGCCGATGGGATGGAGCTTGCCATGCTCACCGGCGACAGGCTGGCGGTGGCAAAACACCTGGCCGTCCGGTTGGGTGGAATGGAATTGATAGCGGAAATGAAGCCGGAACAAAAAGCCGCCGCCGTGAAGGAACGCAAGAGCGCCGGCAAAGTGGTGGTGATGGTGGGTGACGGGGTGAACGACGCGCCCGCCCTGGCCACGGCGGACGTGGGAATAGCTGTGGCCACCGGCTCCGACGTATCCATGGCCAGCGCCGGGGTGATTGTCACCGGGGCAAGCCTGTTCAAGGTTTATGAATCGCTCGCCCTGGCGCGAAGGACGCTGGCTGTAATCAAACAGAACCTCACCATTTCGCTTGTATATAATCTTGTGATGGTCCCACTGGCGGCGGGCGGGTTTGTAACGCCGGTGCTGGCGGCGGTGGCCATGCCAATAAGCTCTCTGCTTGTTATTGGCAATTCCGCGCGGATTGGAATGGGAGTCGTTGGATGGAAGTGATCTACGGCCTGCTACCGGCCATCATCATTATGGGCCTGGGAGTTCTGGTGGCGCTTTTCTGGGCTGTGCGAAGCGGCCAGTATGACGACATGGAAGGCCCCGCAAACAGGATTCTGATGGATGATGACGACCCATCACTGCCGGAGAAAAGCGGAACACGCGCTGACGACAAATCGGATAAGCGGAAAAACAAGAGATAGGGCGAACCTAGCGCTGTTCCAGCGGTTTTTCCAGACTCCCGAATTTTTCCGGCGTTACATACTGGATTACATCCTTCCCCCCGGCGTTCACTATTACATCCACTCCTTTGGCCGGGTAAAGCCAATGGACAGCGCCGCCGGTTTTAATTTTCCTATCCGGCGGGCCGAACCGTTTGGCCACCATATCGTCATCCAGATTCACCGAAGGCACATAGGTGAGCGCCACCACAGGTTTCACGAACGCTTCGGCGAATTCGCCGGAGCCTAAGGTGTAGCGCAAATCCCCGCTGGGAGCCGGTTCTTTTTTAACCGGGCGTTCCCTCACCCTTACGACAAAATCGTTATTCGTCTGTATCAGCGCCGTTATCTCGCCGGTCAGCCCATCCATGGTGACCTTGCCAAAATAGGCTTCCAGCGACATGCTTCCATCGCGCCGCTCGAAAACGGATATTTCCGGGTCGGCCAGAAACAGCCGCGCGGCTTCCTCCACGGTGGTTTTTCCAAGGGTCACGCCGAGGACTTCCACGCGCCCGTCTGCGGTGATGGAAACGTTCCATGGCGTCATGGAAGGCGGTTGGATTTCTTGGTGGGATCCATGTTGAAGGGCGGCCGGGTGAGCCCCATGATGGCCGGTCATGACAAAAACCTTCACTATCATGAACAGCCCGAAAAGCGCCAACGCCACGGCGGCGGCTTTAAGCAGAACGCCCCGGATCCTCGGGGAAACAAGTTTGGTGATTGCGGCTACACCTAGAAGGGACGGAGCCGTGCCAAGCCCGAAGGCCACCAGTAAAATGGCCCCCGCCAGCCCATTACCGGAATTTAGCGCCAGCGCCAGCGCCGCGTAAACAAGGCCGCAAGGAAGCAGTCCGTTAAAAAACCCCACCACACCCCAGGCAGTTATGGACTTGCCGTTGGCGGCTTTACGAAGATATTTTGCGGGAGGAGCCAATCCGGGTAACTTGAAAAAAGATTCGGGGATGAACCCGCCCAGTTGAAAGGCGAAAATGACCATCGCAAAACCCGCCGCCACCGACAGGCCTTTCTGCGCGCCCATAGCTGTTCCAGCGCCGCCCACGGCCCCGGCCAGCGCCCCCAAAATGGCGTAGGAGGTAATACGCGTAGCGTGATATGTGGCAACTCCAGGCCACCACGGCCCCCGGGAGCCCAGCGTGAGGGCCATCACTATGCCCCCGCACATGCCCACGCAATGAAGCCCCCCAGCCAGGCCTAAAAGGAACGCCGCGGAAAAGTCCGGCCAGTACATGGAATGCGCCACCAACTTCCTATGCGGAGCTATCCCCGCCCCATATTTTTTTATTTATCTTAGATGCCGCGCTTCGCCCAAATGATTCCACTAACAAAAAAACGGCGGCTTATGTAAGCCGCCGACAACCGGTCTTTATGCCCAGCGGCTAATCAGGCCTTGA
Above is a genomic segment from Nitrospinota bacterium containing:
- a CDS encoding heavy metal translocating P-type ATPase; this encodes MPQGTIKPLSRSTEVCFHCGLPLPGSGPVQAEAGGEIKNFCCNGCAAVCQAIFESGLEGYYERANTGQPPFGPPPLPPEHPEIYDMEDVQAGVVAGDGVKEAYFLVDGIHCAACVWLIERALTGKTRGVVSAEVNLASKKLKVKWDENATHLSTIIQRLGKLGYAATPYSTIAADEATKKNLRLMLYRIGLAGFAAMNMMWIAIALWAGASEGEFRDFFRWAGLFLATPTLLYSGWPFFAGAFRGLRGLTLTMDLPIAIGASATYLYSVYVTALNPAQGETYFDTVVTFIFVILVGRYLEAASRHKAADATLRLMELQPKVVTVIRENGEEIIPVKAALEGDMALIRPGERIAVDGIVMDGESEADESVMTGESRPISKKQGDEVVAGTMNQSGALRVRVTRPMRETALAKMINLIEEAQASRAPVQRISDKIVPWFVAATLGVAVFTWMFWIGDGVEKALMASTAVLIITCPCALGMATPMAIVVAAGWGAKNGIFIKNGESLETLAKANSFLFDKTGALTEGKIKVTGFNPAEGVSPGELLSLASAVERYSEHGLARAVVLKARELGLEEPERVEDFKYTPGMGVAAKVDGAIILAGSARWLEGNGAPVSPAMLAMAQQEEAGGATCVFAARNGTLMGYITLTDNPRENAGKTVDRLKADGMELAMLTGDRLAVAKHLAVRLGGMELIAEMKPEQKAAAVKERKSAGKVVVMVGDGVNDAPALATADVGIAVATGSDVSMASAGVIVTGASLFKVYESLALARRTLAVIKQNLTISLVYNLVMVPLAAGGFVTPVLAAVAMPISSLLVIGNSARIGMGVVGWK
- the ccoS gene encoding cbb3-type cytochrome oxidase assembly protein CcoS — translated: MEVIYGLLPAIIIMGLGVLVALFWAVRSGQYDDMEGPANRILMDDDDPSLPEKSGTRADDKSDKRKNKR
- the modA gene encoding molybdate ABC transporter substrate-binding protein, whose translation is MKNAIGSSLVLSALLISLSISGTAKAETFNVAVAANFLKPATQIASLYEKSTGHKTVISAGASGKLYAQIANGAPFHVFLSADRAMVEKLMGAGLGEKSTAFPYALGRLALYSSTPGFVDGAGDVLKKGNFAHIAMADSKLAPYGVAARQVMERLGVMERLKPKIVTGESIGQTYQFVSSGAAQLGFVAMSQLKESWPPAGSYWLIPHDMHDPIEQWAVLTSGGKGSPAAKGFLEFVRGPEGRKIIGNFGYGLP
- the ccoO gene encoding cytochrome-c oxidase, cbb3-type subunit II, producing the protein MADNNGKKSFQERMELNLPAFLLMIAIVVSIGGIVTIVPLFYLDSTWEDRAKNPDGSMKNPELSAVRPYTALELAGRDVYLREGCYVCHSQMVRPFRDEKERYGHYSLAVESKYDHPFQWGSKRTGPDLARVGGKYSDEWHIAHMKDPKSVVPESVMPRYPWLESAMLDPEGVTRRLKAMRAIGVPYSDDDIANATAMVSGKSEMRALVAYLQALGTMIKFEEGKDYRD
- the ccoG gene encoding cytochrome c oxidase accessory protein CcoG; translation: MPGRFRRLKWLVASIYLLYFIGPYLRWDGRQALLLDIPARKYHIFSLTIWPQDVWMLSLLLLTFFITLFAATTIAGRVFCGYVCWQTVWTDVYTLIEEWIEGPPAQRRALDKAPWSLHKLRVKAPKQAAWLVLSGLTGITFTAYFMDVFELWGRYFSLEGPVYIWVTPLPFMIGSYIGAGFMREQICFWLCPYARIQGVMTDPETLMPTYDNLRGEPRGKLVKCAMTGVKNGDCIDCNLCVAVCPTGIDIRNGQQEGCITCALCVDACDTVMEKTGRPTGLVRYMSLKESHGEAHRAAFKRPRVLIYSAIVIAAISGVIYGATHLAPMTLTVIHERQPLFVTLSDGSIQNSYTVKILNKTDKPMEYRITASGVDGLGLDVMGGPVARVEAGKVAPVQARIRVPKGKMAVESAPVYFEAESLSDSAIGDRYESVFISPKTGG
- the ccoP gene encoding cytochrome-c oxidase, cbb3-type subunit III, producing the protein MAEKHDPYKAKDTGHEWDGIKELKNNPPRWWIICGYLSFAFLAGYFILYPSIPLVSGYTHGLLGWTQIDEYKEGVEAINAVREPFDKKIGKMTVAEILADPEMSRFAQVSSKALFGDNCAACHGSGGQGATGFPVLADDDWLYGGTVEAIHETITGGRQGIMPAYAQLLSRQEIDDLVKFVSTLPSGAIHEAGKAVFLGQTPGAADCVACHGEDAKGIKDVGSANLTDNIWRFSGTEDGIRQTIMNGVNQDGPQTRKAVMPVFGGRLTDNQIKKLAVRVYLLGGGQKG
- the ccoN gene encoding cytochrome-c oxidase, cbb3-type subunit I, which gives rise to MEVSQAESKYNFSIVQWFSIAAVVYLVVGALVGVYIAAELAWPFLNFDIPYITFGRLRPLHTNAVIFAFGGSTLFATSYYIVQRTCNVKLWSDKLAWFTFWGWNAVIVSAVVTLPLGITTGKEYAELEWPLDILIAVVWLAYLFNYVMTVANRKVSHIYVANWFFFAMQIMITYLHVVNSLEIPVELWKSYSIFPGVQDAMIQWWYGHNAVGFFLTAGFLGIMYYFVPKQAERPIFSYRLSVLHFWALIFGYVWIGAHHLQYTALPDWSGSLGAAFSIAMIIPSWGGAVNGMLTLSGAWEKLRTDYVLRFLIVSLAFYAMSTFEGPMMSIRTVNALSHYTDWTIGHVHSGGLGWVAMVSMGAIYHMVPRLWGTELYSKKLVNVHFWMTTIGIAFYVSAMWVSGIMQGMMWRAYDEYGSLVYTFAETVAAMHPYYVLRWFGGLIFLLGALVMLFNVAMTAMGARKTAPAMARATA
- a CDS encoding FixH family protein, which codes for MSQNPATSGKTVASSGGALKSPWIWGFAGFIALALAVNLLAVYFAVSSSPGLVTKDYYERGQSFTERAKLSFVMRQKLGWRLDITPAPGASVGKRTEFTLNVTGVDGTNATVDSASFSAYRPSDATADFSTPMVKQADGSFRADVEFPLDGVWDIIITASQGDNQADTARRVIIKSR
- a CDS encoding cbb3-type cytochrome c oxidase subunit 3, whose product is MTPTDWFGLILLVTLSVLLAGVYIYVLRPGSKAKMDKHRYIPLEDDRFGEED
- a CDS encoding sulfite exporter TauE/SafE family protein, which translates into the protein MAHSMYWPDFSAAFLLGLAGGLHCVGMCGGIVMALTLGSRGPWWPGVATYHATRITSYAILGALAGAVGGAGTAMGAQKGLSVAAGFAMVIFAFQLGGFIPESFFKLPGLAPPAKYLRKAANGKSITAWGVVGFFNGLLPCGLVYAALALALNSGNGLAGAILLVAFGLGTAPSLLGVAAITKLVSPRIRGVLLKAAAVALALFGLFMIVKVFVMTGHHGAHPAALQHGSHQEIQPPSMTPWNVSITADGRVEVLGVTLGKTTVEEAARLFLADPEISVFERRDGSMSLEAYFGKVTMDGLTGEITALIQTNNDFVVRVRERPVKKEPAPSGDLRYTLGSGEFAEAFVKPVVALTYVPSVNLDDDMVAKRFGPPDRKIKTGGAVHWLYPAKGVDVIVNAGGKDVIQYVTPEKFGSLEKPLEQR